A window of the Acidobacteriota bacterium genome harbors these coding sequences:
- a CDS encoding GntR family transcriptional regulator, translated as MQRVSFRIVADCGMPLQEQIKNQIISSLYTGKIQEGDPLPSVRELAELAAVNPKTILKIYRALQVEGYVQMVRSKGVFVRKLAGEDFTQRRRGAIMNLIKTTLEKSHLLGVPHEQFAHLLLRYTTGVGLHPLRCAVVDDAEEIEVFTAELQRRLDIVIHPVLLENLERELAPANTAIRAVPYVLTTSWHIAAVRPLAAALGKRLLEIKINPGVFGEIAQVMRERNVGVVVRDMRTLHTSFDVFAKIFRPATDKQFLIAPVDNTALLERIARESDIVFTSPLCWEAVRRITPAGVDLRTFQDFISGEFIETLRILQLFEDAASGEAS; from the coding sequence ATGCAGCGGGTGAGTTTCCGGATCGTCGCCGACTGCGGCATGCCCCTCCAGGAGCAGATCAAGAACCAGATCATCTCGTCGCTCTACACCGGCAAGATCCAGGAGGGCGATCCGCTGCCGTCGGTGCGGGAGCTGGCGGAGCTGGCCGCGGTCAATCCCAAGACCATCCTCAAGATCTACCGCGCCCTGCAGGTCGAGGGCTACGTCCAGATGGTGCGCAGCAAGGGGGTTTTTGTCCGCAAGCTCGCCGGCGAGGATTTCACCCAGCGCCGCCGCGGGGCGATCATGAACCTCATCAAGACGACGCTGGAGAAATCCCACCTGCTCGGCGTGCCCCACGAGCAGTTCGCCCACCTGCTGCTGCGCTACACCACCGGCGTCGGGCTCCATCCGCTGCGCTGCGCTGTGGTGGACGACGCCGAGGAAATCGAAGTGTTCACCGCCGAGCTCCAGCGCCGGCTGGACATCGTCATTCATCCGGTGCTCCTCGAGAATCTGGAACGGGAGCTGGCGCCCGCCAACACCGCCATCCGCGCCGTGCCGTATGTGCTCACCACCTCCTGGCACATCGCCGCGGTGCGCCCTTTGGCCGCCGCGCTGGGGAAGCGGCTGCTGGAGATCAAGATCAATCCCGGCGTCTTCGGCGAGATCGCCCAGGTGATGCGCGAGCGGAACGTGGGCGTGGTGGTCCGCGACATGCGCACCCTCCACACCTCGTTCGACGTCTTTGCCAAGATCTTCCGGCCGGCCACCGACAAGCAGTTTCTCATCGCCCCGGTCGACAACACCGCACTGCTGGAGCGGATCGCCCGCGAGTCGGACATCGTGTTCACCTCGCCGCTGTGCTGGGAGGCGGTGCGCCGCATCACCCCCGCCGGTGTGGATCTCCGCACCTTCCAGGATTTCATCTCCGGTGAGTTCATCGAGACGCTGCGCATCCTCCAGCTCTTCGAGGACGCCGCGTCCGGGGAGGCGTCATGA
- a CDS encoding adenosine deaminase, translating to MTGREAGDPGRAPVVDWRAAPKAETHVHLEGSVDASLLQMLHRRHGLPWAERPPESICAELAFSDFHGFLDAYKAVIQAIHSEDDFRDITAAFFGRLQRDGVVHCEFFHTPAACMKYGLDPDRALAAILETAADEGRARGISWGVVLDNVRQFPEEYFHRTLELACRHQSRGVVGIGVGGDETAAPLEPLTPAFQAARERGLRISLHTGETGSAESMLRDLRAARPHRIGHGLPAGRSERVAELVTALGAVIDVCPTSNRATGVVPDLAAHPLRTMYAWGVPLTVATDDPALFQTDLVREYELVAELIPDANLAERLAGWQTANPLLPERAQRQFAEFFNLDSRSRGGRGVNPVR from the coding sequence ATGACCGGGCGGGAAGCCGGCGATCCGGGACGGGCACCGGTCGTCGACTGGCGGGCCGCACCGAAGGCGGAAACCCACGTCCACCTCGAGGGGAGCGTGGACGCGTCGCTGTTGCAGATGCTCCACCGCCGTCATGGCCTTCCGTGGGCGGAGCGCCCGCCGGAATCGATCTGCGCGGAGCTGGCCTTCAGCGATTTTCACGGGTTCCTCGACGCCTACAAGGCCGTCATTCAAGCGATCCACAGTGAGGACGACTTCCGCGACATCACCGCCGCGTTTTTCGGCCGGCTGCAGCGCGACGGGGTGGTCCATTGCGAATTTTTCCACACGCCCGCCGCGTGCATGAAGTACGGTCTGGATCCCGACCGGGCGCTGGCGGCCATCCTGGAGACCGCCGCCGACGAGGGGCGGGCGCGGGGGATCAGCTGGGGCGTGGTGCTGGACAACGTGCGGCAGTTCCCCGAGGAATACTTCCATCGCACGCTGGAACTGGCGTGCCGCCACCAGAGCCGGGGTGTCGTCGGCATCGGCGTGGGCGGCGACGAGACCGCAGCGCCGCTTGAGCCGCTGACGCCGGCATTTCAGGCGGCGCGGGAACGCGGTCTCCGCATCTCCTTGCACACGGGCGAGACCGGCTCGGCCGAGAGCATGCTGCGGGATCTGCGGGCGGCCCGGCCACACCGGATCGGCCACGGCCTGCCTGCCGGGCGGTCGGAGCGCGTGGCCGAACTGGTGACGGCGCTCGGCGCGGTGATCGACGTCTGCCCCACGAGCAACCGGGCCACGGGAGTGGTCCCGGACCTGGCGGCGCACCCGCTCCGGACGATGTACGCGTGGGGCGTGCCGCTGACCGTGGCCACCGACGACCCGGCTCTGTTTCAAACGGATCTGGTGCGGGAATACGAACTGGTGGCGGAGTTGATTCCGGATGCCAATCTGGCCGAGCGCCTGGCCGGGTGGCAGACGGCCAATCCCCTTCTGCCGGAGCGCGCGCAGCGACAGTTCGCGGAATTCTTCAATCTGGACTCTCGTTCGCGCGGGGGGCGCGGGGTCAATCCAGTCCGATGA
- a CDS encoding response regulator: MKRADLLVIDDEFPVLYTIKAILEKHYTSIATFTDPKEGLAFLAEKGCRVLITDLRMPKINGVEVQRRALAADPDIQVIMLTAHGSEKVAVEALKMGAFHYITKPFDPEELLLLVRKALDQYAFRKRIQYDTEMARSLQINLLPATTMATDRFRISARYIPGGNVGGDYYDYQLLSGGALGVIIADAAGHGVSSAMMMAMLKMAFTTAAPACGNPSTLLEIINRSFIPILKGRTFFTAFYGIFQPEPLRLTFASAGHPFPLFLRTAEQRFLESDITGPAIGLFHDAAYVDNEISIQTGDRILLYTDGLTDLDEDGAAFAEFRNQMQALAYSNQPDLLDVLSQPVVQRHPSHADDITMVLIEC; this comes from the coding sequence ATGAAACGTGCCGATTTGCTGGTCATCGACGACGAGTTTCCCGTGCTCTACACGATCAAGGCGATCCTCGAGAAACATTACACCAGCATCGCCACATTCACCGATCCGAAAGAGGGGCTGGCCTTCCTGGCGGAAAAAGGCTGCCGCGTGCTCATCACCGACCTGCGGATGCCCAAGATCAACGGCGTTGAGGTGCAACGTCGCGCCCTGGCCGCGGACCCGGACATCCAGGTGATCATGCTCACCGCCCACGGCTCCGAGAAGGTGGCTGTCGAGGCGCTCAAGATGGGGGCGTTCCACTACATCACCAAGCCGTTCGATCCCGAGGAGCTTCTCCTGCTGGTGCGCAAGGCGCTGGACCAGTATGCGTTCCGCAAGCGAATCCAGTATGACACGGAGATGGCCCGCTCCCTCCAGATCAACCTTCTCCCCGCCACCACTATGGCCACCGACCGCTTCCGGATCAGCGCCCGCTACATCCCCGGCGGCAACGTGGGCGGCGACTACTACGACTACCAGCTTCTGTCGGGCGGCGCGCTCGGCGTCATCATCGCCGACGCCGCCGGGCACGGCGTCAGCTCCGCCATGATGATGGCGATGCTCAAGATGGCGTTCACCACCGCCGCGCCCGCCTGCGGAAATCCGTCCACCCTGCTGGAGATCATCAATCGGTCGTTCATCCCGATCCTGAAGGGGCGGACATTTTTCACCGCCTTCTACGGTATTTTCCAGCCCGAGCCGCTGCGCCTGACCTTCGCCAGCGCCGGTCACCCATTCCCCCTCTTCCTGCGCACCGCCGAGCAGCGGTTTCTGGAGTCAGACATCACCGGTCCGGCCATCGGCCTATTCCACGACGCCGCTTATGTCGACAACGAGATCTCCATTCAGACCGGCGATCGCATCTTGCTCTACACCGACGGCCTCACAGACCTGGACGAGGACGGCGCCGCCTTCGCCGAATTCCGAAACCAGATGCAAGCGCTTGCGTATAGTAATCAGCCGGATTTACTGGACGTGCTCAGTCAGCCCGTCGTCCAACGGCACCCGTCCCACGCGGACGACATCACCATGGTGCTGATCGAGTGTTGA
- a CDS encoding GAF domain-containing protein, whose product MIASPAEFGWHWRMLKLAAFGLSVAVLALLLYAASILNRTPTPGFDVENHYRCVLRGSAGLPLQTGDIILSVNRQPIVRPQDWVEIRRQIAPTDMVNVSVRRSGKTYQLRATLGDLVAAGPVFNPDNLALQVESAPILTPLRPGDRILNINGRIVQSGRAEEIRAQLAYRDGPSTLLVLQTGRLQLVTLSPAEMDRLRTNLVEKYGVFVSAVHPSLADRLTVGDQVLSIDQQPVFNRTQVLHKLNRLGFGATYSLNIRTADDFNWADLTVQLSLWEARHPATLLGLLFGLVGGLISIFLLVRYPNPLLSLLQSLVYFGMASLLLLGWTLTFPPLAGLVGWALPGALALPVVLLVLIAHHPVRVPVIANPRVLVLAGAALLAAAGAAWFGGAGVIPPEAGDVSPGLTVLETAARLAALAVSVGLIAVSLVAFQSQRQPHERTSANILYFGLIAGTVLPAAGFATESLFPETRLSTGTALAILAAALFGLTLLFDFVRKRVFYADIVLKKSIAYTLVSGVILFLYFLLLVWYGDDLQRYLKIGPMWLMILFLLAAAFLIEPLKASIAKLLDRVFYRAHINYRETILETSRQLNYTMDIPTVIDLSLNKISAVAYLKGGYFFLRSGEAEVFECAAARNPEIEDFRSVQIPASWQVVHWLMDKRDPIELFDRLNHRRFLALPPEEIALLRSLEASVIAPLLSRDRLLGILLLKAKLSGELFSYEDINFLGILCNNAAIALENARAREKEQAFMQTMHHQKRLALIGQMAANIAHEIRNPLVAIKGLGQLVSDSFDGGDPRAQHMKVLNAEVNRLQNVVSELVRFARPMELAKDLMDLNACIQDAVDLYAEESRKRRVNLEFRPGREAIRLTADFEKVKQVLINLLQNALDATPPGGRVLVESFLDDAAGAFEAAGIRVTDTGPGIPAELREKIFEPFFSNKESGTGLGLAIARSIVEEHDGAIAVGSSADGAGAVFEVRFPVLEAKGVNSR is encoded by the coding sequence ATGATCGCATCACCCGCCGAATTCGGTTGGCACTGGCGAATGCTCAAGCTGGCGGCGTTCGGCCTGTCTGTGGCCGTGCTGGCTCTTCTGCTGTATGCCGCATCCATCCTGAACCGGACGCCGACCCCCGGCTTCGACGTGGAAAACCACTATCGCTGCGTGCTCAGGGGTTCCGCCGGCCTGCCGCTGCAAACGGGCGACATCATCCTGTCCGTTAACCGCCAGCCCATCGTCCGCCCGCAGGATTGGGTGGAGATCCGGCGCCAGATCGCCCCAACGGACATGGTCAACGTCAGCGTGCGCCGCAGCGGCAAGACCTACCAGCTCCGGGCCACGCTGGGCGATCTGGTCGCGGCGGGCCCTGTGTTCAACCCCGACAACCTGGCCCTGCAGGTGGAATCCGCCCCGATTCTCACGCCGCTCCGGCCCGGAGACCGCATTCTCAACATCAACGGTCGGATCGTCCAGAGCGGCCGCGCCGAGGAAATCCGCGCACAGCTGGCATACCGCGACGGCCCCTCGACCCTGCTGGTGCTCCAGACGGGTCGGCTGCAGCTCGTCACGCTGTCGCCCGCCGAGATGGACCGCCTCCGGACGAACCTGGTGGAAAAATACGGCGTGTTCGTCAGCGCCGTCCACCCCTCGCTCGCCGACCGCCTGACCGTGGGCGACCAGGTCCTGAGCATCGACCAGCAGCCGGTCTTCAACCGCACGCAGGTGCTGCACAAGCTCAACCGGCTCGGTTTCGGCGCCACGTACTCCCTGAACATCCGCACGGCGGACGACTTCAACTGGGCGGACCTGACCGTCCAACTGTCGCTGTGGGAGGCGCGCCACCCGGCAACGTTGCTGGGGCTGCTCTTCGGCTTGGTGGGTGGGCTCATCTCGATCTTCCTGCTCGTTCGCTATCCCAACCCGCTCCTCAGCCTCCTGCAGTCGCTGGTCTACTTCGGGATGGCCAGCCTGCTGCTGCTGGGCTGGACGCTGACCTTCCCCCCGCTGGCCGGACTGGTCGGGTGGGCGCTGCCGGGCGCCCTGGCGCTGCCCGTGGTGCTGCTCGTCCTGATCGCCCACCATCCCGTCCGCGTGCCGGTGATCGCCAATCCCCGCGTGCTGGTCCTGGCCGGTGCGGCGCTGCTGGCCGCTGCCGGCGCGGCGTGGTTCGGCGGCGCCGGCGTCATCCCGCCGGAGGCTGGCGACGTCTCGCCTGGCCTGACCGTGCTGGAAACCGCCGCCCGGCTGGCTGCCCTGGCGGTCAGCGTCGGGCTCATCGCAGTCAGCCTCGTCGCGTTCCAGTCGCAGCGCCAGCCGCACGAGCGCACCTCCGCCAACATCCTGTACTTCGGCCTCATCGCCGGCACGGTCCTGCCGGCTGCCGGTTTCGCCACGGAGAGCCTCTTCCCCGAAACGCGGCTGTCGACAGGCACCGCCCTCGCAATCCTGGCCGCGGCGCTGTTCGGCCTGACCCTCCTGTTCGACTTTGTACGCAAACGCGTGTTCTACGCCGACATCGTCCTGAAGAAGAGCATCGCCTATACCCTGGTCTCGGGCGTCATCCTGTTCCTCTACTTCCTGCTCCTGGTCTGGTACGGCGACGACCTGCAGCGATATCTCAAGATCGGCCCCATGTGGCTCATGATCCTGTTTCTGCTGGCGGCGGCGTTCCTGATCGAGCCGCTGAAGGCCTCCATCGCCAAGCTGTTGGACCGCGTCTTCTACCGGGCCCACATCAACTATCGCGAAACCATCCTCGAGACGTCCCGGCAGCTGAACTACACGATGGACATCCCCACGGTCATCGACCTGAGCCTGAACAAGATCTCCGCCGTGGCATACCTGAAAGGCGGCTACTTCTTCCTCCGCAGCGGTGAGGCCGAGGTGTTCGAATGCGCCGCGGCCCGCAACCCCGAGATCGAGGATTTCCGCTCGGTCCAGATTCCCGCGTCGTGGCAGGTGGTCCACTGGCTGATGGACAAGCGGGACCCCATCGAGCTGTTCGACCGGCTCAACCACCGGCGCTTTCTCGCCCTGCCCCCCGAGGAGATCGCCCTTCTGCGGTCACTGGAAGCTTCGGTGATCGCCCCGCTGTTGTCGCGCGACCGGCTGCTGGGCATCCTGCTGCTGAAAGCCAAGCTGTCCGGCGAGCTCTTCTCGTACGAGGACATCAACTTCCTCGGGATTCTGTGCAACAACGCGGCCATCGCTCTGGAGAACGCCCGGGCCCGGGAGAAGGAACAGGCGTTCATGCAGACCATGCACCACCAGAAGCGGCTGGCCCTGATCGGGCAGATGGCCGCCAACATCGCCCACGAGATCCGCAATCCCCTGGTCGCCATCAAGGGCCTCGGCCAACTGGTGAGCGACAGCTTCGACGGCGGCGACCCGCGCGCCCAGCACATGAAGGTGCTCAATGCCGAGGTGAACCGCCTGCAGAACGTGGTCTCGGAGCTGGTGCGTTTCGCCCGGCCCATGGAGCTCGCCAAGGATCTGATGGACCTCAACGCGTGCATCCAGGACGCGGTGGACCTCTATGCGGAGGAGAGCCGCAAGCGCCGCGTCAACCTGGAATTCCGGCCGGGCCGTGAAGCGATCCGACTGACGGCCGACTTCGAGAAGGTCAAGCAGGTGCTCATCAACCTGCTCCAGAACGCCCTGGACGCCACGCCGCCCGGCGGCCGGGTGCTGGTGGAGTCGTTCCTTGACGACGCGGCCGGCGCCTTCGAGGCGGCCGGCATCCGCGTCACGGACACCGGCCCGGGCATCCCCGCCGAGTTGCGGGAGAAGATCTTCGAACCCTTCTTCTCCAACAAGGAGTCCGGCACCGGACTGGGTCTGGCCATCGCCCGGAGCATTGTGGAGGAACACGATGGCGCCATCGCCGTCGGGTCGAGCGCCGACGGCGCCGGTGCTGTGTTCGAGGTCCGCTTTCCCGTCCTGGAGGCCAAGGGGGTCAATTCGCGATGA
- a CDS encoding tetratricopeptide repeat protein, whose protein sequence is MRRGICFSLLLILCLAAVPATPTRVKVETGGRTMTPQTRDQVYRLIHLHFEYNVERRFEAAENTLRQALQLNPDHLMTNYFMANVMEFRGMDDEARRYKARVDALMPGAPPAEQIWLRLPQKWRMGKEQVQETHLKLKELMVQNGSDPVPFYVAGLFYTTINKQTLAAECFERALELAPYMGQAHNLLGYTYTYIYKYDLAIKHLEMYAKLYPDHPNPHDSLGEIYLMTGRYDEAIAQFQDALDLDPNLDYVHEHMIQVLNAKGQHTRAMKYAQKMWERATSSDAKTTALLQMAEIHHHKGEYDKALKKAQAALELAPRSPLAYYALGISNLQSGRMDELRKLLDAWQKLIATRQSTDPKDANSMSRYKGDPLYDYLVGRMNTSLGNFSTAIELFRKVSDAIAIPHRAIFARWALAEAYLASGQIDLARDVINQNLSINPNHAPSLLLKAKIAAATAQKDEARQLVARCLNVLQDGDKRAPLYQDVKQLSAQLVE, encoded by the coding sequence ATGCGTCGTGGAATATGCTTCAGTTTGCTTTTGATACTCTGCCTGGCCGCCGTGCCCGCAACGCCCACGCGGGTCAAGGTGGAAACCGGCGGCCGGACCATGACACCGCAAACCCGCGACCAGGTGTACCGGCTCATCCACCTCCACTTCGAATACAACGTGGAACGACGGTTCGAGGCGGCGGAAAACACACTCCGGCAGGCCCTGCAACTGAACCCGGACCATCTCATGACCAACTATTTCATGGCCAATGTGATGGAATTCCGGGGCATGGACGATGAAGCCCGCCGTTACAAGGCCCGGGTGGACGCCCTGATGCCCGGCGCCCCGCCGGCCGAGCAGATCTGGCTCCGGTTACCCCAGAAATGGCGCATGGGCAAGGAGCAGGTTCAGGAGACCCATCTCAAGCTCAAGGAACTCATGGTTCAAAACGGCAGCGACCCGGTGCCGTTCTATGTGGCCGGGCTCTTCTACACCACCATCAACAAGCAAACGCTCGCCGCCGAGTGCTTTGAGCGGGCGCTGGAGCTGGCTCCCTACATGGGCCAGGCGCACAACCTGCTGGGCTATACGTACACGTACATCTACAAGTACGACTTGGCGATCAAGCACTTGGAAATGTACGCCAAGTTGTACCCGGACCATCCCAACCCGCATGACAGCCTCGGCGAGATCTACCTGATGACCGGCCGGTACGACGAGGCCATCGCCCAGTTCCAGGACGCCCTGGACCTGGATCCCAACCTGGACTACGTCCACGAACACATGATCCAGGTGCTCAACGCCAAGGGCCAGCACACCCGAGCCATGAAGTACGCCCAGAAGATGTGGGAACGGGCCACCAGCAGCGATGCGAAGACCACCGCGCTCCTGCAGATGGCCGAAATCCATCACCACAAGGGCGAGTACGACAAAGCGTTGAAAAAAGCCCAGGCCGCACTGGAGCTGGCGCCGCGCTCCCCGCTGGCCTATTACGCGCTGGGAATCTCCAACCTGCAGTCCGGCCGGATGGACGAGCTGCGCAAACTGCTGGACGCCTGGCAGAAGCTGATTGCTACCCGTCAGAGCACCGATCCTAAAGACGCGAACAGCATGTCGAGATACAAGGGCGATCCCCTCTATGATTATCTGGTGGGCCGGATGAACACCTCGCTGGGCAACTTCAGCACAGCCATCGAGCTGTTCCGCAAGGTATCCGATGCGATCGCCATACCGCACCGCGCTATCTTCGCCCGTTGGGCGCTCGCTGAGGCCTACCTGGCTTCGGGCCAGATCGATCTGGCGCGGGACGTCATCAACCAGAACCTCTCCATCAATCCCAACCACGCGCCCAGCCTGTTGCTGAAAGCCAAGATCGCCGCGGCCACGGCGCAGAAAGATGAGGCGCGCCAGCTGGTGGCGCGCTGCCTGAACGTGCTGCAGGACGGCGACAAGCGCGCCCCACTCTACCAGGACGTCAAGCAACTCAGCGCCCAGCTGGTGGAATGA
- a CDS encoding aminotransferase class V-fold PLP-dependent enzyme, translated as MNRTEPLVDPNRRAELFPVTRRWIYLNHAAVGPLPAYVLDAARHYLEAISRDGDHHWQETLQVVEDARTLLAELVGARPEEIAFTRNASEGISVLANGLDWQPGDNVVLPAIEFPANVFPWQNLARRGVDVRYVPLRDGRCEAADIIARMDGRTRVVSVSSVQFFNGFRLDLAPLGAFCRDRGVLFCVDAIQQLGALPLDVGSGSVDFLACGGHKWLMSGEGIGFLYCRAELLDRLHPAAVGWMGVRDWEHMLNYRLEFPPAARRFETGNLSAFGVHNLKAAVGHYLRLGPAAVAARILTLAELTAEAAGQRGWTVLSPDGPARSGIVSFRVPGCDAVDLVARLSAAGVQAAVRNGAVRMSPHFYNTAEEVAEAFIRLDRIVKSTDGR; from the coding sequence ATGAATCGGACCGAACCCCTAGTTGACCCGAACCGGCGCGCCGAGCTCTTCCCGGTGACGCGGCGGTGGATCTACCTCAACCACGCCGCCGTGGGTCCGTTGCCGGCCTACGTGCTGGACGCCGCCCGCCACTATCTTGAGGCGATCTCGCGGGATGGCGACCACCACTGGCAGGAAACCCTCCAGGTGGTGGAGGATGCCCGCACGCTCCTCGCCGAGCTTGTCGGGGCCCGGCCAGAGGAGATCGCATTCACCCGGAACGCCTCCGAGGGGATCAGCGTGCTGGCCAACGGCCTGGACTGGCAGCCGGGCGACAACGTGGTCCTGCCGGCCATCGAGTTTCCCGCCAACGTGTTTCCCTGGCAGAACCTGGCCCGCCGGGGCGTGGATGTCCGGTACGTCCCGCTCCGGGACGGACGCTGCGAGGCGGCGGACATCATCGCCCGAATGGACGGGCGCACGCGGGTGGTTTCGGTGAGTTCGGTCCAGTTCTTCAACGGTTTTCGTCTGGATCTGGCGCCCCTGGGCGCGTTCTGCCGCGACCGCGGAGTGTTATTCTGCGTGGATGCCATCCAGCAACTGGGCGCGCTGCCACTTGATGTGGGCAGCGGGAGCGTGGACTTCCTCGCCTGCGGCGGGCACAAGTGGCTGATGTCCGGCGAGGGCATCGGGTTCCTCTACTGCCGGGCGGAACTGCTGGACCGGCTCCATCCGGCCGCAGTGGGGTGGATGGGCGTGCGCGACTGGGAGCACATGCTCAACTACCGGCTGGAGTTTCCCCCGGCGGCCCGGCGGTTTGAGACCGGCAACCTGTCGGCGTTCGGCGTGCACAACCTGAAAGCCGCGGTGGGCCACTACCTCCGGCTGGGACCGGCGGCCGTGGCCGCCCGTATCCTGACCCTGGCGGAACTGACGGCCGAAGCGGCCGGACAGCGGGGCTGGACGGTGCTCTCGCCCGACGGACCGGCGCGTTCGGGGATCGTGTCGTTCCGCGTGCCCGGCTGCGATGCCGTCGACCTGGTGGCGCGGCTGTCGGCGGCCGGCGTCCAAGCGGCGGTCCGCAACGGCGCCGTCCGCATGTCGCCCCATTTTTACAACACCGCCGAAGAGGTGGCCGAGGCGTTCATCCGCCTGGACCGGATCGTCAAATCAACCGACGGAAGGTGA
- a CDS encoding NAD(P)H-hydrate dehydratase — protein sequence MKLLTSAQMREVDRRTTTEIGIPGTTLMENAGIAVVQVLEEEFDKLDSFHIGVICGRGNNGGDGFVIARHLFLRGITPHVYVIGGADGITGDARVNLEIIRNYRDIPIAEVTASDDLESLRQDLQSFHLVVDALLGTGLNQPAEGLQADVIRAVNDSPATVVAVDLPSGLFADEYRPVETAVFADLTVTFTAPKPGLILGDAGVYTGDLYTVSIGTPDFLLDVPEHALNLLSADDVRGFFLPRKKDTHKGNFGHILVVGGGRGKTGAVKLAGLAALRSGAGLVTIAVPAALAAVAAGDVPELMVEALPGGDDGCFSPAAAGRILELLKTRDVLVIGPGLGCQPDSVALIRDLLPQLEVPVILDADALNCLAEDPELLKRIQVSAVLTPHPGEMARLVARRTGEVQENREMIAQDFARKYGHYLILKGHRTVAADPDGQVWINPTGNPGMATAGSGDVLSGILGAFCARINHQNPEAWALACNAAVYVHGLAGDLATEKLSEESVIARDIVRFICPAIRRIRES from the coding sequence ATGAAATTGCTGACATCCGCGCAGATGCGTGAAGTGGATCGCCGCACCACCACAGAGATCGGCATCCCCGGCACCACCCTCATGGAGAACGCCGGCATTGCCGTCGTGCAGGTCCTGGAGGAGGAGTTCGACAAGCTCGACTCGTTCCACATCGGTGTGATCTGCGGCCGGGGCAACAACGGCGGCGACGGCTTCGTGATCGCCCGGCACCTGTTCCTGCGAGGGATCACGCCCCACGTCTACGTCATCGGCGGCGCCGACGGGATCACGGGCGACGCCCGGGTCAACCTGGAAATCATCCGGAATTACCGGGACATCCCCATCGCAGAAGTCACCGCGTCGGACGACCTCGAATCGCTCCGCCAGGATCTGCAGTCGTTCCATCTCGTTGTGGACGCACTCCTCGGCACCGGCCTCAACCAGCCGGCGGAGGGGCTCCAGGCCGACGTCATCCGCGCCGTCAACGATTCACCGGCGACCGTGGTGGCCGTGGACCTACCCTCGGGCCTGTTCGCCGACGAATACCGCCCGGTGGAAACCGCGGTGTTCGCCGACCTCACTGTGACCTTCACCGCGCCCAAGCCGGGCCTGATCCTGGGCGACGCCGGCGTTTACACGGGGGATCTGTACACGGTGTCCATCGGCACACCGGATTTCCTGCTCGATGTTCCGGAACACGCCCTGAACCTGCTGTCGGCCGACGACGTGCGCGGCTTCTTCCTGCCCCGCAAGAAGGACACCCACAAGGGCAACTTCGGCCACATTCTGGTGGTCGGCGGCGGGCGCGGCAAGACCGGCGCCGTGAAACTGGCCGGACTGGCGGCGCTCCGCAGCGGCGCCGGCCTGGTGACCATCGCCGTGCCGGCCGCGCTGGCCGCCGTGGCCGCAGGCGACGTCCCCGAGCTGATGGTGGAAGCGCTGCCGGGCGGCGACGACGGGTGTTTCAGCCCGGCCGCCGCCGGCCGCATCCTGGAGCTGCTCAAGACGCGCGACGTGCTGGTGATTGGGCCCGGTCTCGGATGCCAACCCGATTCCGTCGCCCTGATTCGGGACCTGCTGCCCCAACTGGAGGTCCCCGTGATCCTGGACGCCGACGCCCTCAACTGCCTGGCGGAAGATCCCGAGCTGCTCAAGCGGATCCAGGTCTCGGCGGTGCTGACGCCGCACCCCGGCGAGATGGCCCGGCTGGTGGCCCGCCGCACGGGCGAGGTGCAGGAAAACCGCGAGATGATCGCCCAGGATTTCGCCCGCAAGTACGGGCATTACCTCATCCTCAAGGGACATCGGACCGTGGCCGCCGATCCGGACGGCCAGGTCTGGATCAACCCCACCGGTAATCCGGGCATGGCCACAGCCGGCTCCGGGGATGTGCTCTCCGGCATCCTGGGCGCCTTCTGTGCCCGGATCAACCACCAGAACCCGGAGGCGTGGGCGCTGGCGTGCAACGCGGCGGTCTACGTCCACGGCCTGGCGGGGGACCTGGCCACCGAGAAACTGAGCGAGGAGTCGGTCATCGCCCGCGACATCGTCCGGTTCATCTGCCCCGCCATCCGGCGGATCCGCGAATCGTGA